One genomic window of Micromonospora sp. WMMD1128 includes the following:
- a CDS encoding FAD-dependent monooxygenase, producing the protein MLPEHTDVLVVGAGPTGLAVAATLAGHGVATTVVDRLAEPPVTSRAAVVHAGTLEVLDRIGVADPLAARGLHSTRFCVRDRDRLLVTVPFDRLPSRYPYALLISQADTEAALTDRLTALGGRVLRPYELTGLDLDGGGATARFAGGGEVRARWVVGADGMHSRVRELAGIGFGGPADPGESFLLADVRVDSALPRDQVSLFLSRSGPLIWAPLPDGTVRLVATVADAPREPQARHFQALLDERGPVRRPDRVTGMAWGSRFRIHHRIASSYRSGPVLLAGDAAHVHSPAGGQGMNLGLRDAVALGDALAAGPQALDGYAADRRPRAEEVLGFAAGLTRLAAAPPALRPVRDLLLRTVSVLPPARQRLAVRLAGFEPASPA; encoded by the coding sequence ATGCTTCCCGAACACACGGACGTCCTCGTGGTGGGCGCCGGGCCGACCGGCCTCGCCGTGGCCGCGACCCTGGCCGGGCACGGCGTGGCCACCACGGTGGTCGACCGGCTCGCCGAGCCGCCGGTCACCTCCCGCGCCGCGGTCGTGCACGCCGGCACGCTCGAAGTGCTGGACCGGATCGGGGTCGCCGACCCGCTTGCCGCCCGAGGGCTGCACTCGACCCGGTTCTGCGTCCGCGACCGGGACCGGCTGCTGGTCACCGTCCCGTTCGACAGGTTGCCGTCCCGCTACCCGTACGCGCTGCTCATCTCGCAGGCCGACACCGAGGCGGCGCTCACCGACCGGCTCACCGCGCTCGGCGGGCGGGTGCTGCGGCCGTACGAGCTGACCGGCCTCGACCTCGACGGCGGCGGCGCCACCGCCCGGTTCGCCGGTGGCGGCGAGGTCCGGGCACGCTGGGTGGTCGGCGCGGACGGGATGCACAGCCGGGTCCGCGAGCTGGCCGGCATCGGTTTCGGCGGCCCGGCCGACCCGGGCGAGTCGTTCCTGCTCGCCGACGTCCGGGTGGACAGCGCGCTGCCCCGCGACCAGGTCAGCCTCTTCCTGTCCCGGAGCGGCCCGCTGATCTGGGCGCCGCTGCCCGACGGCACGGTCCGGCTGGTCGCGACCGTGGCCGACGCGCCGCGGGAGCCGCAGGCGCGGCACTTCCAGGCGTTGCTCGACGAACGCGGCCCGGTCCGGCGGCCGGACCGGGTCACCGGGATGGCATGGGGGTCCCGGTTCCGGATCCACCACCGGATCGCGAGCAGCTACCGGTCCGGCCCGGTGCTGCTCGCCGGCGACGCGGCGCACGTGCACAGCCCGGCCGGTGGGCAGGGGATGAACCTCGGGCTGCGGGACGCGGTCGCCCTCGGCGACGCGCTCGCCGCCGGCCCGCAGGCCCTCGACGGGTACGCGGCCGACCGCCGCCCACGGGCCGAGGAGGTGCTCGGGTTCGCCGCTGGCCTCACCCGGCTCGCCGCCGCCCCGCCGGCCCTTCGCCCCGTGCGTGACCTGCTGCTCCGGACGGTCTCCGTGTTGCCCCCGGCCCGGCAGCGGCTGGCGGTCCGACTGGCCGGCTTCGAGCCCGCGTCCCCGGCCTGA